The Dehalogenimonas sp. THU2 genome has a window encoding:
- the mnmA gene encoding tRNA 2-thiouridine(34) synthase MnmA → MEDKHVQISADTRAPRILVALSGGVDSAVAAALMKKSGAEVTGIIMTIYGGEDTPVQTGHKHGCYGPGEAEDVRDAQAVADALGIKLYVFDLKAEYQTAVLDHFKAEYQAGRTPNPCVYCNQRIKLGALLEKASASGIEFDFVVTGHYARTEYDPATGRYRLLRGINHDKDQSYFLSRLSQEQLKKVRFPLGELTKEEVRRLADGLKLPVAEKEESQNFIAGGYRQLVCGEAKPGPILDESGKVLGSHPGVAFFTLGQRQGLGLAAKEPLYVIRIEPEQNAIIVGGKEAVYRSEVLANDLNWISIENLTSSLDVAARIRSGASPVPARIESLGPDRIKVVFNEPQMAPAPGQAIVLYDGEVVVGSGVINH, encoded by the coding sequence ATGGAAGACAAACACGTTCAGATCAGCGCCGACACCCGGGCGCCAAGAATTTTAGTGGCGCTTTCCGGTGGCGTCGATTCAGCAGTAGCAGCGGCGCTGATGAAAAAGAGCGGCGCCGAGGTGACCGGAATCATTATGACCATCTACGGCGGTGAGGATACCCCGGTACAAACCGGGCACAAACACGGCTGTTACGGGCCCGGTGAAGCAGAGGATGTCAGGGATGCGCAAGCGGTAGCAGATGCGCTGGGTATCAAACTGTACGTCTTTGACCTCAAAGCTGAATACCAGACAGCGGTGCTGGATCATTTCAAGGCGGAATACCAGGCCGGGCGGACGCCCAATCCCTGTGTTTACTGTAACCAGCGTATCAAACTGGGAGCCCTCCTCGAAAAGGCCAGCGCCTCCGGCATTGAATTCGACTTTGTGGTTACGGGGCACTACGCTCGGACAGAGTACGATCCGGCGACCGGCCGCTACCGGCTACTCCGCGGTATAAACCACGATAAAGACCAGTCCTATTTCCTGTCACGACTTTCGCAGGAGCAGCTTAAAAAAGTGCGTTTTCCGCTCGGCGAGTTGACCAAAGAGGAAGTGAGGCGACTGGCCGACGGCTTGAAGCTCCCGGTGGCGGAAAAAGAAGAGAGTCAGAACTTCATCGCTGGGGGGTACCGGCAACTGGTATGCGGAGAAGCCAAACCCGGTCCTATCCTCGATGAATCCGGCAAGGTACTGGGCAGCCATCCGGGGGTCGCTTTCTTTACTCTGGGTCAGCGCCAGGGACTGGGATTAGCGGCCAAGGAACCACTTTATGTCATCCGTATCGAACCGGAGCAGAACGCAATCATCGTCGGGGGTAAAGAAGCAGTTTATCGATCCGAAGTGCTGGCGAATGATTTGAATTGGATATCTATCGAGAACCTTACTTCAAGCCTAGATGTCGCCGCCCGGATACGTTCCGGAGCGTCCCCTGTACCGGCACGGATCGAGTCCCTCGGTCCTGACCGGATAAAGGTGGTTTTCAATGAACCGCAGATGGCACCGGCGCCGGGGCAGGCGATTGTCCTCTACGATGGTGAGGTTGTGGTGGGTTCCGGTGTTATCAACCATTAG